From a single Capsicum annuum cultivar UCD-10X-F1 chromosome 12, UCD10Xv1.1, whole genome shotgun sequence genomic region:
- the LOC107872187 gene encoding uncharacterized protein LOC107872187 yields the protein MSIKVVIGRSAVNVISAYIPQVGLDKKEKKVFWEVLDEMVRFTLSSKKLFIGGDFNWHIGSVLGGYNYVHGGFSFEERNEGRASLLDFSSAYELWVANLGFSKKEEHLITFRSSMAKTQIDFFTP from the coding sequence ATGTCGATTAAGGTGGTTATTGGAAGGTCTGCGGTGAATGTTATTAGTGCCTACATTCCACAAGTAGGCTTGGATAAGAAGGAGAAAAAGGTATTTTGGGAGGTGCTTGATGAAATGGTGAGATTTACTCTGAGCTCGAAGAAGCTTTTCATTGGAGGAGACTTCAATTGGCATATTGGATCTGTATTGGGAGGTTATAAttatgtgcatggaggttttagTTTTGAGGAACGAAATGAAGGAAGGgcttctcttttggatttttctagtgcCTATGAGTTGTGGGTAGCGAATTTGGGCTTTTCAAAGAAGGAGGAGCACCTTATTACCTTTCGTAGTTCGATGGCCAAGACACAAATAGACTTTTTCACTCCTTAA